A single Marinobacter sp. es.042 DNA region contains:
- a CDS encoding class II glutamine amidotransferase — translation MCELLAMSANTPTDLCFSFTGLTRRGGQTGPHKDGWGVAFYEGKGVRAFHDADASASSRIAEVVQTHPIKSEVAICHIRQANVGDICLANTHPFMRELWGRYWVFAHNGQLSGFRSNPGFYEPVGTTDSEALFCDILNHLRTHCDRNTGTDEIIDRLVRLSVAYASQGVFNLLLSNGDWLFTYCTTKMASITRRAPFGPARLKDADVTVDFESETTPNDIVSVIVTEPLTTDEKWDVYQPGEWRLWRKGEVIRSGVAEPKA, via the coding sequence ACCGGCCTTACCCGTCGGGGTGGGCAGACCGGGCCGCACAAGGACGGCTGGGGTGTGGCCTTCTACGAAGGCAAAGGCGTCCGTGCCTTCCACGACGCCGATGCCAGCGCCAGTTCCCGCATCGCCGAAGTGGTCCAGACTCATCCGATCAAAAGCGAAGTGGCCATCTGCCATATCCGCCAGGCCAACGTCGGCGACATCTGCCTGGCCAACACCCATCCTTTCATGCGCGAACTCTGGGGCCGCTATTGGGTCTTCGCCCACAACGGCCAGCTCTCCGGTTTCCGTTCGAATCCCGGCTTCTACGAGCCGGTCGGCACCACCGACAGCGAGGCGCTGTTCTGCGATATTCTTAACCACCTTCGAACGCACTGCGACCGCAATACCGGAACCGATGAAATCATCGACCGCCTGGTCCGGTTGTCCGTCGCCTACGCCAGCCAGGGCGTTTTCAACCTCCTACTGAGTAACGGTGACTGGCTGTTCACCTACTGCACCACCAAAATGGCCAGCATCACCCGGAGAGCCCCGTTTGGTCCTGCACGTCTGAAAGACGCCGATGTGACGGTGGATTTCGAATCGGAAACGACGCCCAATGACATCGTCAGCGTGATCGTTACTGAACCTCTGACCACAGATGAAAAGTGGGATGTTTACCAGCCAGGTGAATGGCGGCTTTGGCGGAAGGGCGAGGTTATTCGCTCTGGCGTCGCCGAGCCGAAGGCCTGA